One Lysobacter enzymogenes DNA segment encodes these proteins:
- a CDS encoding Csu type fimbrial protein produces the protein MSARAAILRCALALFAALALAAPAHAATSCTGSMTNLNFAATTGAAVDATATLTVTCSTGALSLLARARVNMCVSIFSGTDGGGTLAPRRMTNTPGDAMQMQLYTDGARSQIWGARGNATVPNFLPLQFDYEVIAIGGSQTLTATLYGRIPAQTALNAGTYRNRFTAAADTRIEFQYAEALLGTPPMPASCVSGGSTGTPSSFPFTVNGSVPNTCALSPKPVPDLAFGSVPGYVTANVDRTTAIGLTCTGRTAWQLGIGNGLNASGNIRRMRSAGGQFVPYELYRDSGRSQRWGTTLGTDTVSGTGTGAAQSQTVYGRVAPQTATPGSYTDTVVVAVTY, from the coding sequence ATGAGCGCGCGCGCCGCGATCCTGCGCTGCGCACTGGCCTTGTTCGCCGCGCTGGCCCTGGCCGCGCCCGCGCACGCGGCGACCTCGTGCACGGGGAGCATGACCAACCTCAACTTCGCCGCGACCACCGGCGCCGCCGTCGACGCCACCGCCACCCTCACCGTCACCTGCTCGACCGGCGCGCTGTCGCTGCTGGCGCGGGCCCGGGTCAACATGTGCGTGAGCATCTTCAGCGGCACCGACGGCGGCGGCACCCTGGCGCCGCGGCGCATGACCAACACCCCGGGCGACGCGATGCAGATGCAGCTCTACACCGACGGCGCGCGCAGCCAGATCTGGGGCGCGCGCGGCAACGCGACCGTGCCGAACTTCCTGCCGCTGCAGTTCGACTACGAAGTGATCGCGATCGGCGGCAGCCAAACCCTGACCGCGACCTTGTACGGCCGCATCCCCGCGCAGACCGCGCTCAACGCCGGCACCTACCGCAACCGCTTCACCGCCGCCGCCGACACCCGCATCGAATTCCAATACGCCGAAGCGCTGCTCGGCACCCCGCCGATGCCGGCCTCCTGCGTCAGCGGCGGCAGCACCGGCACGCCGTCGAGCTTTCCCTTCACCGTCAACGGCTCGGTGCCCAACACCTGCGCGCTGAGCCCCAAGCCGGTACCCGACCTGGCCTTCGGCAGCGTCCCCGGTTACGTCACCGCCAACGTCGACCGCACCACCGCGATCGGCCTGACCTGCACCGGCCGCACCGCTTGGCAACTGGGCATCGGCAACGGCCTCAACGCCAGCGGCAACATCCGCCGCATGCGCAGCGCCGGCGGCCAGTTCGTGCCCTACGAACTCTACCGCGACAGCGGCCGCAGCCAGCGCTGGGGCACGACGCTGGGTACCGATACGGTCAGCGGCACCGGCACCGGCGCGGCGCAATCGCAAACGGTGTACGGACGCGTGGCGCCGCAGACCGCGACGCCGGGGAGCTACACCGACACCGTCGTCGTCGCCGTCACCTACTGA
- a CDS encoding 5'-nucleotidase, lipoprotein e(P4) family, with protein MQIRASLVRVPVAALACALALAACKPQPGQPADAAAPAAPAAKPDAAAAAPAAAAKPTGADDNLNAVLWMQRSVEYRASAETIYRAAADKLDVALKQPNWDALVPDERGNAAKGLKPAVVMDVDETVLDNSPYQARLVRDGKEYDEVTWDAWVAEKKAKPVPGVVEFAKAAQAKGVTILYLSNRAVHLKEATLANLRSVGLPVADDSVFLGLGTVVDGCEQNGSEKNCRRLLAGKQYRVLMQFGDQIGDFVQVVANTPEGRDGLLEQYHDWFGERWWMLPNPSYGSWEAMTFNNDYSQSREARREAKRKALDVAP; from the coding sequence ATGCAGATCCGCGCCTCTCTCGTCCGCGTTCCCGTCGCCGCGCTCGCCTGCGCGCTGGCGCTGGCCGCGTGCAAGCCGCAGCCGGGCCAGCCGGCCGATGCCGCCGCGCCCGCGGCGCCCGCCGCCAAGCCCGACGCTGCCGCCGCGGCACCGGCCGCCGCGGCCAAGCCCACCGGCGCCGACGACAACCTCAACGCGGTGCTGTGGATGCAGCGTTCGGTCGAGTACCGCGCCAGCGCCGAGACGATCTACCGCGCCGCCGCCGACAAGCTCGATGTCGCGCTCAAGCAGCCCAACTGGGATGCGCTGGTGCCGGACGAGCGCGGCAACGCCGCCAAGGGCCTCAAGCCCGCGGTGGTGATGGACGTGGACGAGACCGTGCTCGACAACTCGCCGTACCAGGCGCGGTTGGTGCGCGACGGCAAGGAATACGACGAAGTCACCTGGGACGCATGGGTGGCGGAGAAAAAAGCCAAGCCGGTCCCCGGCGTGGTCGAGTTCGCCAAGGCCGCGCAGGCCAAGGGCGTGACCATCCTGTACCTGTCCAACCGCGCGGTGCATTTGAAGGAGGCCACGCTCGCCAACCTGCGCAGCGTCGGCCTGCCGGTCGCCGACGATTCGGTGTTCCTCGGCCTGGGCACGGTGGTGGACGGTTGCGAGCAAAACGGCAGCGAGAAGAACTGCCGCCGCCTGCTGGCCGGCAAGCAGTACCGCGTGCTGATGCAGTTCGGCGACCAGATCGGCGACTTCGTGCAGGTGGTGGCGAACACGCCCGAAGGCCGCGACGGCCTGCTGGAGCAGTACCACGACTGGTTCGGCGAACGCTGGTGGATGCTGCCGAACCCGAGCTACGGCTCGTGGGAGGCGATGACCTTCAACAACGACTACAGCCAGTCGCGCGAAGCGCGGCGCGAGGCCAAGCGCAAGGCGCTGGATGTGGCGCCGTAA
- a CDS encoding RidA family protein: MSLCFLAAAACAGERPEFLASPDPAAAALPFSEAVRSGELLFLSGQIGTVPGADNALAKGGIGLEAEQTLSNIRAVLERHGASMRDVVKCTVFLADIGDWPAFNAVYRQHFSAPFPARSALAASGLAMGAKVEVECIAQAPRKAGKRR, translated from the coding sequence TTGAGCCTGTGTTTCCTCGCCGCCGCCGCGTGCGCCGGCGAGCGCCCCGAGTTTCTCGCCTCGCCCGATCCGGCGGCGGCCGCGCTACCGTTCTCCGAAGCGGTGCGCAGCGGCGAGCTGCTGTTCCTGTCGGGCCAGATCGGCACCGTGCCGGGCGCCGACAACGCGTTGGCGAAGGGCGGGATCGGGCTGGAGGCCGAGCAGACGTTGAGCAACATCCGCGCCGTGCTCGAACGCCACGGTGCGTCGATGCGCGATGTGGTCAAGTGCACGGTGTTCCTGGCCGACATCGGCGACTGGCCGGCGTTCAACGCGGTCTATCGCCAGCATTTCAGCGCGCCGTTCCCGGCGCGCAGCGCCTTGGCGGCGTCGGGCCTGGCGATGGGCGCCAAGGTCGAGGTCGAATGCATTGCGCAGGCGCCGCGCAAGGCGGGCAAGCGGCGATGA
- a CDS encoding GNAT family N-acetyltransferase, translating to MMPALARVGLHLRPMAMADAPAWFAYLSLPDAVEHTSWRLDGIETLYPQIAASNPFRADAPALFAIVDDLDELVGTVGFHTVLDAPRGGEIAYNLHPAHWGRGIASEACAAVARWGLEQRGYRRVEAYALDSNAASQRVLDKCGFRRVRLEPGLRAVRGQPRDFWLYRREA from the coding sequence ATGATGCCGGCCCTGGCCCGTGTCGGCCTGCACCTGCGCCCGATGGCCATGGCCGACGCGCCGGCGTGGTTCGCCTATCTGTCGCTGCCCGATGCGGTCGAGCACACCAGCTGGCGCCTGGACGGGATCGAGACGCTGTATCCGCAGATCGCCGCGTCCAATCCGTTCCGCGCCGATGCGCCGGCCTTGTTCGCCATCGTCGACGACCTCGACGAGTTGGTCGGAACGGTCGGCTTCCACACCGTGCTCGACGCGCCGCGCGGCGGCGAGATCGCCTACAACCTGCATCCGGCGCATTGGGGCCGAGGCATCGCCAGCGAGGCTTGCGCGGCGGTGGCGCGGTGGGGGCTGGAACAGCGCGGCTACCGGCGGGTGGAGGCGTATGCGCTGGACAGCAACGCGGCCAGCCAGCGCGTGCTCGACAAATGCGGGTTCCGGCGCGTGCGCTTGGAGCCGGGCCTGCGCGCGGTGCGCGGGCAGCCGCGCGATTTCTGGCTGTACCGGCGCGAGGCCTGA
- a CDS encoding GNAT family N-acetyltransferase, with product MLALNLEAEALMSPMDHARLLALEAQSVYHRIVHDGQSAIAFLLAFDERADYDSPNYLWYRQRYPRFVYIDRIAVAASHRNRGIGGLLYDDVFAFARERGVGTLAAEFYIEPFNEASSRFHARFGFGEVGTQWVAQGRKRVSLQIAAVPRD from the coding sequence GTGCTCGCGCTGAACCTGGAAGCCGAAGCGCTGATGAGCCCGATGGACCACGCGCGCCTGCTCGCGCTGGAGGCGCAATCGGTCTACCACCGCATCGTCCACGACGGCCAGTCCGCGATCGCGTTCCTGCTCGCGTTCGACGAGCGCGCCGACTACGACAGCCCGAACTACCTGTGGTATCGCCAGCGCTATCCGCGCTTTGTCTACATCGACCGCATCGCGGTGGCCGCGAGCCACCGCAACCGCGGGATCGGCGGCCTGCTCTACGACGACGTGTTCGCGTTCGCGCGCGAACGCGGCGTCGGCACGCTCGCGGCGGAGTTCTACATCGAACCGTTCAACGAAGCGTCGAGCCGGTTCCACGCGCGCTTCGGATTCGGCGAGGTCGGGACGCAATGGGTCGCGCAGGGACGCAAGCGCGTGTCCCTGCAGATCGCGGCGGTGCCGCGCGACTGA
- a CDS encoding DUF4272 domain-containing protein, protein MPLLINAYSTLASPPPPAFLAQPPARRDRSDPELVPHLQGFVGYVMSTVEDGMDARTFGVLRHLQRVQTQFSFEVDERDFDALAAWGEAANVLCFLPDGSVRDAAGNVLASRGEPPVEADAALPYPSDARERKRRSEAELQQLGAAPPAHLPPVLGAGEVRLREADETMRRMLALCAVAVRAESLSSQPLSVEEIRAKLGPGVAALSPAERAFIAADKPDEETWANQGWRYESAALLQWALGLSDALPAPTAICDAGRVARVAIDHADEAAIAGARLRPLPELLDALDAIYRRHWLVRQARLDDKPAPIGLHPSVVYERHYALNWLLRFDEQDWDEVGTPT, encoded by the coding sequence ATGCCCTTGCTGATCAACGCCTATTCCACGCTCGCCTCGCCGCCGCCGCCCGCGTTCCTGGCCCAGCCGCCCGCGCGCCGCGACCGCAGCGATCCGGAACTGGTGCCGCACCTGCAGGGCTTCGTCGGTTACGTGATGAGCACGGTCGAGGACGGCATGGACGCGCGCACCTTCGGCGTGCTGCGCCATCTGCAGCGGGTCCAGACCCAGTTCTCGTTCGAGGTGGACGAACGCGACTTCGACGCGCTCGCCGCCTGGGGCGAGGCGGCCAACGTGCTGTGCTTCCTGCCCGACGGCAGCGTGCGCGACGCCGCCGGCAACGTCCTGGCCAGCCGCGGCGAACCGCCGGTGGAGGCCGACGCCGCGCTGCCGTATCCGTCCGACGCGCGCGAACGCAAGCGCCGCAGCGAGGCCGAACTGCAGCAGCTCGGCGCGGCGCCGCCCGCGCACCTGCCGCCGGTGCTCGGCGCCGGCGAAGTGCGCCTGCGCGAGGCCGACGAGACGATGCGCCGCATGCTGGCCTTGTGCGCGGTGGCGGTGCGCGCCGAATCGCTGAGCTCGCAGCCGCTGTCGGTCGAGGAAATCCGCGCCAAGCTCGGCCCCGGCGTGGCCGCGCTGAGCCCGGCCGAGCGCGCGTTCATCGCCGCCGACAAGCCCGATGAGGAAACCTGGGCCAACCAGGGCTGGCGCTACGAAAGCGCCGCGCTGCTGCAATGGGCGTTGGGCCTGAGCGACGCCCTGCCGGCGCCGACCGCGATCTGCGATGCGGGCCGGGTCGCGCGCGTCGCCATCGACCACGCCGACGAAGCCGCCATCGCCGGCGCGCGCCTGCGTCCGTTGCCGGAACTGCTGGACGCGCTCGACGCGATCTACCGCCGCCACTGGCTGGTGCGCCAGGCGCGGCTGGACGACAAGCCCGCGCCGATCGGCCTGCATCCCAGCGTCGTCTACGAGCGCCACTACGCGCTGAACTGGCTGCTGCGTTTCGACGAGCAGGATTGGGACGAAGTCGGTACGCCGACCTGA
- a CDS encoding UvrD-helicase domain-containing protein, whose translation MHGLNPPQRAAVLNTDGPLLVLAGAGSGKTRVIVEKIAHLIASGRMPAKRIAAITFTNKSAKEMRERVAKRIRGDAADGLTICTFHALGLKFLQIEHAKLGLRRGFSVFDSDDSNAQIKDLLPAGTKPDVLDDMRNLISRAKNAGLSPEQAMAESRSPREIEAATVYELYQKRLTTFNAVDFDDLIRLPVQLLEADRDAQLAWRERIGYLLVDECQDTNDAQYRLLKALAGPAGLFTCVGDDDQSIYAWRGANPDNLLELGKDYPTLEIVKLEQNYRCSNRVLRAANALIAHNPHEHPKTLWSDQADGERIRVWECRDSAHEAEKVAAEIHFQQQKHNAPWSDFCILFRGNHQSRALEKALQLLRVPYHLSGGTAFLERGEVKDALAWLRLVANPDDDAAFLRAVTAPKREVGATSLAKLAEMARHAQLPMSRMAESIHAIKQLTPRAGNALDGFVNIVRFLREEAQRISPGELVGVLAERSGLLASIRAQCKDEASYQRRKENLAELSGWFDGGRGSGPGELAAQLALLSHADKGEAGNQVRLMSLHAAKGLEFRFVFIVGVEDGNLPHDASLDEGRLDEERRLMYVGITRAKEQLYLSHSRETQRWGERIRLKPSRFIDELPPGELQRDGADPVADAERKRERSLAGFAAIKALLEEG comes from the coding sequence ATGCACGGTCTCAATCCTCCCCAGCGCGCCGCCGTCCTGAACACCGACGGCCCCCTGCTCGTGCTCGCCGGCGCGGGCAGCGGCAAGACCCGCGTGATCGTGGAGAAGATCGCCCACCTGATCGCTTCCGGCCGGATGCCGGCCAAGCGCATCGCCGCGATCACCTTCACCAACAAGTCGGCCAAGGAAATGCGCGAGCGCGTGGCCAAGCGCATCCGCGGCGACGCGGCCGACGGGCTGACCATCTGCACCTTCCACGCGCTGGGCCTGAAGTTCCTGCAGATCGAGCACGCCAAGCTCGGCCTGCGCCGCGGCTTCAGCGTGTTCGACAGCGACGACAGCAACGCCCAGATCAAGGACCTGCTGCCGGCCGGGACCAAGCCGGACGTGCTCGACGACATGCGCAACCTGATCTCGCGGGCCAAGAACGCGGGCCTGTCGCCGGAGCAGGCGATGGCCGAATCGCGCAGCCCGCGCGAGATCGAGGCGGCGACCGTGTACGAGCTGTACCAAAAGCGCCTGACCACCTTCAACGCGGTCGATTTCGACGACCTGATCCGGTTGCCGGTGCAACTGCTGGAAGCCGACCGCGACGCGCAGCTGGCCTGGCGCGAGCGCATCGGCTACCTGCTGGTGGACGAGTGCCAGGACACCAACGACGCCCAGTACCGACTGCTCAAGGCACTGGCCGGGCCGGCCGGACTGTTCACCTGCGTGGGCGACGACGACCAGTCGATTTATGCTTGGCGCGGCGCCAATCCGGACAACCTGCTGGAGCTGGGCAAGGACTATCCGACCCTGGAGATCGTCAAGCTCGAACAGAACTACCGCTGCAGCAACCGCGTGCTGCGCGCGGCCAACGCGCTGATCGCGCACAACCCGCACGAGCACCCCAAGACCCTGTGGAGCGACCAGGCCGACGGCGAGCGCATCCGGGTGTGGGAATGCCGCGACAGCGCGCACGAGGCCGAGAAGGTCGCCGCCGAGATCCACTTCCAGCAGCAGAAGCACAACGCGCCGTGGAGCGACTTCTGCATCCTGTTCCGCGGCAACCACCAGAGCCGCGCGCTGGAGAAGGCGCTGCAGCTGCTGCGCGTGCCGTACCACTTGAGCGGCGGCACCGCGTTCCTGGAGCGCGGCGAGGTCAAGGACGCGCTGGCGTGGCTGCGGCTGGTGGCCAATCCCGACGACGACGCGGCGTTCCTGCGCGCGGTCACCGCGCCCAAGCGCGAGGTCGGCGCGACCTCGCTGGCCAAGCTGGCGGAGATGGCGCGCCATGCGCAGCTGCCGATGTCGCGCATGGCCGAGTCGATCCACGCGATCAAGCAACTCACCCCGCGCGCCGGCAACGCGCTCGACGGCTTCGTCAACATCGTGCGCTTCCTGCGCGAGGAGGCCCAGCGCATCAGCCCCGGCGAACTGGTCGGGGTGCTGGCCGAGCGCAGCGGCCTGCTCGCCTCGATCCGCGCCCAGTGCAAGGACGAGGCCAGCTACCAGCGGCGCAAGGAAAACCTGGCCGAACTGTCGGGCTGGTTCGACGGCGGCCGCGGCTCCGGCCCCGGCGAACTGGCCGCGCAGCTGGCGCTGCTGTCGCACGCCGACAAGGGCGAGGCCGGCAACCAGGTGCGGCTGATGAGCCTGCACGCGGCCAAGGGCCTGGAGTTCCGCTTCGTCTTCATCGTCGGCGTCGAGGACGGCAACCTGCCGCACGACGCCAGCCTCGACGAAGGCCGCCTGGACGAGGAACGCCGGCTGATGTACGTCGGCATCACCCGCGCCAAGGAGCAGCTGTACCTGTCGCACTCGCGCGAAACCCAGCGCTGGGGCGAGCGCATCCGGCTCAAGCCGAGCCGCTTCATCGACGAACTGCCGCCCGGCGAACTGCAGCGCGACGGCGCCGACCCGGTCGCCGACGCCGAACGCAAGCGCGAACGCTCGCTGGCCGGCTTCGCCGCGATCAAGGCGCTGCTGGAAGAAGGCTGA
- a CDS encoding thymidine kinase codes for MAKLYFYYSAMNAGKTTTLLQSAHNYRERGMRTAILTPHLDDRAGAGVVASRIGLRAEGVAFERDQDLEALIRADIAAHGALHCVLVDESQFLSRAQVWQLSEVVDALRIPVLCYGLRTDFRGELFEGSQYLLAWADELSEIKTICHSGKKATMNVRVDAAGRAVLDGPQVEIGGNDRYISVSRKEYKKVMRGEGTIEPLQQPLPLSN; via the coding sequence ATGGCCAAGCTCTATTTCTATTATTCGGCGATGAACGCCGGCAAGACCACGACGCTGCTGCAGTCGGCGCACAACTACCGCGAGCGCGGCATGCGCACCGCGATCCTGACCCCGCACCTGGACGATCGCGCCGGCGCCGGCGTGGTCGCCTCGCGCATCGGCCTGCGCGCCGAGGGCGTGGCGTTCGAGCGCGACCAGGACCTGGAGGCGCTGATCCGCGCCGACATCGCCGCGCACGGCGCGCTGCACTGCGTGCTGGTCGACGAGTCGCAGTTCCTCAGCCGCGCCCAGGTCTGGCAGCTCAGCGAGGTAGTCGACGCGCTGCGCATCCCGGTGCTGTGCTACGGCCTGCGCACCGATTTCCGCGGCGAACTGTTCGAGGGCAGCCAGTACCTGCTGGCCTGGGCGGACGAACTCAGCGAGATCAAGACCATCTGCCACAGCGGCAAAAAGGCGACCATGAACGTACGCGTGGACGCGGCCGGCCGCGCCGTGCTCGACGGCCCGCAGGTGGAGATCGGCGGCAACGACCGCTACATCTCGGTTTCGCGCAAGGAATACAAGAAGGTGATGCGCGGGGAAGGCACGATCGAGCCGCTGCAGCAGCCGTTACCGCTGTCGAACTGA
- a CDS encoding nucleotidyltransferase domain-containing protein, which produces MHEIHPIAEDKRRAVLDALAAIEREHDVRVIYACESGSRGWGFSSPDSDYDARFVYVHRQPWYLTVDERTGPGEPQRDVIELPIEADLDVAGWDLRKALRLVSKSNPTLLEWLRSPIVYRRDDALAAGLHGLAERFYSPVAAWHHYLSLARGTFNAHLGGDSIRTKKYLYVLRPVLACQWIEREDAAPPMAFESLLERLLPDGPVRAAIEDLLARKRRSAEVEAGPRVPALSDFLAAELERMQAQPPQLMPGRGRGEELDEFLRAALAQPW; this is translated from the coding sequence CTGCACGAGATCCACCCCATCGCCGAGGACAAGCGCCGCGCCGTGCTCGACGCGCTGGCCGCGATCGAGCGCGAGCACGACGTGCGGGTGATCTACGCCTGCGAATCGGGCAGCCGCGGCTGGGGCTTTTCCTCGCCCGACAGCGATTACGACGCGCGCTTCGTCTACGTGCACCGTCAGCCGTGGTACCTGACCGTCGACGAGCGCACCGGCCCGGGCGAGCCGCAGCGCGACGTGATCGAACTGCCGATCGAGGCCGATCTGGACGTCGCCGGCTGGGACTTGCGCAAGGCGCTGCGGCTGGTGTCCAAGTCCAATCCGACGCTGCTGGAGTGGCTGCGCTCGCCGATCGTGTATCGCCGCGACGACGCCCTGGCCGCCGGCCTGCACGGCCTGGCCGAGCGGTTCTACTCGCCGGTCGCGGCGTGGCACCACTATCTGAGCCTGGCCCGCGGCACCTTCAACGCGCACCTGGGCGGCGACAGCATCCGCACCAAGAAATATCTGTACGTGCTGCGCCCGGTGCTGGCCTGCCAATGGATCGAGCGCGAGGACGCCGCGCCGCCGATGGCGTTCGAGTCGTTGCTGGAGCGTTTGTTGCCCGACGGCCCGGTGCGCGCGGCGATCGAGGACCTGCTCGCGCGCAAGCGACGCAGCGCCGAGGTCGAGGCGGGGCCGCGGGTGCCGGCGCTGAGCGATTTTCTCGCCGCCGAACTGGAGCGGATGCAGGCGCAGCCGCCGCAACTGATGCCGGGCCGCGGCCGCGGCGAGGAACTCGACGAGTTCCTGCGCGCCGCGCTGGCGCAACCGTGGTGA
- a CDS encoding GNAT family N-acetyltransferase, which translates to MPTIHTDRLTLRELAAGDAGFILELLNEPGFLGGIGDRGVRDLDGALRYIHDGPAASYARHGFGLWRVELREGGEPIGLCGLLRRDTLPDPDLGYAFLQRHWQRGYAVEAGEAVLRYAGATLALPRVLAIVNPDNASSIKVLERLGMRAQGTIRHGTENRDVRLYATAEADAGADAAPA; encoded by the coding sequence ATGCCGACGATCCACACCGACCGCCTGACCCTGCGCGAGCTCGCCGCCGGCGATGCCGGCTTCATCCTCGAACTGCTCAACGAACCCGGCTTCCTCGGCGGCATCGGCGACCGCGGCGTGCGCGATCTCGACGGCGCGCTGCGCTACATCCACGACGGCCCCGCCGCCAGTTATGCGCGCCACGGCTTCGGCCTGTGGCGGGTGGAACTGCGCGAGGGCGGCGAGCCCATCGGCCTGTGCGGGCTGCTGCGCCGCGATACCCTGCCCGACCCCGACCTGGGCTACGCCTTCCTGCAGCGCCATTGGCAGCGCGGCTACGCGGTCGAGGCCGGCGAGGCGGTGCTGCGCTACGCCGGCGCCACGCTGGCGCTGCCGCGGGTGCTGGCGATCGTCAATCCCGACAACGCGTCCTCGATCAAGGTGCTCGAACGCCTGGGCATGCGCGCGCAGGGCACGATCCGGCACGGCACCGAGAACCGCGACGTGCGCCTGTACGCGACCGCCGAGGCCGACGCGGGCGCCGACGCCGCGCCGGCATGA
- a CDS encoding YiiX family permuted papain-like enzyme encodes MIGAFARGLALSAALAACAACARAAPPALRDGDLVFHASRSAQSLAIQRATGSRYSHMGVVLHRGGRPYVFEAVEPVRYTPLADWIARGQGGRYVAKRLRAPPDAAQVRRLRAQAERLRGKHYDLAFGWSDQRIYCSELVYKLYDRAMGVRIGRLQRLREFELDDPAVKAKLRERYGARVPLDEPVVSPASMFDSPLLETVASG; translated from the coding sequence ATGATCGGCGCCTTCGCCCGCGGCCTGGCCTTGTCCGCCGCGCTGGCCGCGTGCGCGGCCTGCGCGCGCGCCGCGCCGCCGGCGCTGCGCGACGGCGACCTGGTCTTCCACGCGTCGCGCTCGGCCCAAAGCCTGGCGATCCAGCGCGCGACCGGCTCGCGTTACAGCCACATGGGCGTGGTCCTGCATCGCGGCGGCCGGCCGTATGTGTTCGAGGCGGTGGAACCGGTGCGCTACACCCCGCTCGCCGACTGGATCGCGCGCGGCCAGGGCGGGCGCTACGTCGCCAAGCGCCTGCGCGCGCCGCCGGACGCCGCGCAGGTGCGGCGCCTGCGGGCGCAGGCCGAGCGGCTGCGCGGCAAGCATTACGACCTCGCCTTCGGTTGGTCGGACCAGCGCATCTACTGCAGCGAACTGGTCTACAAGCTCTACGACCGCGCCATGGGCGTGCGCATCGGCCGCCTGCAACGGCTGCGCGAGTTCGAGCTCGACGACCCGGCGGTGAAGGCCAAGCTGCGCGAACGCTACGGCGCGCGCGTGCCGCTGGACGAGCCGGTGGTCTCGCCGGCGTCGATGTTCGATTCGCCGCTGCTGGAGACGGTGGCTTCGGGCTGA
- a CDS encoding sialidase family protein: protein MHPSLSSALSCALVLTAATTACRPASPPPAAVAQGQAQAHAAQAAPAPQWRVSDWPLPATGAAAQPDLIAAPDGGWLLSWIEPGARGGHALKFARAGRDGAWGPIRTIAQGRDWFVNWADTPHIALAADGALWAHWLRKSAPATYAYDVVLSRSGDGGATWSEPAKVNDDGTATEHGFVSLWPDGADGIGVAWLDGRRTGGGEGHEGGAHAGHRGAMTLRAARFDARSQRSLDSELDPMTCDCCQTDAAPTARGPLLVYRDRDAQEIRDIAATRREAGGWTAPRHVHADRWTMPACPVNGPSVAARGDDAIVAWYTAAGGESKVQAARSGDAGTSFGAPVVLDRGEPVQGRVEAALGADAAWVLWLREDRQDGQTLWLARLAPDLSRELQRVQVTRLQGRGRGTGFPQLAVGDGAVYIAWTELADGAARLRGARLQPEATVSSSGESNIDAGETTGSSSGTRAP, encoded by the coding sequence ATGCATCCCTCGCTTTCGTCCGCACTGTCGTGCGCGCTCGTCCTGACGGCGGCGACGACAGCGTGCCGGCCGGCCTCGCCGCCGCCGGCCGCGGTGGCGCAGGGCCAGGCCCAGGCCCATGCCGCCCAGGCTGCGCCGGCACCGCAATGGCGCGTATCCGACTGGCCGCTGCCGGCCACCGGCGCGGCGGCGCAGCCCGACCTGATCGCCGCGCCCGACGGCGGCTGGCTGCTGTCGTGGATCGAGCCCGGCGCACGCGGCGGGCATGCGCTCAAGTTCGCCCGCGCCGGCCGCGACGGCGCCTGGGGCCCGATCCGCACCATCGCCCAGGGCCGCGACTGGTTCGTCAACTGGGCCGACACGCCGCATATCGCGCTGGCCGCCGACGGCGCGCTGTGGGCGCACTGGCTGCGCAAGTCGGCGCCGGCGACTTATGCCTACGACGTGGTGCTGAGCCGTTCCGGCGACGGCGGCGCGACCTGGTCGGAACCGGCGAAGGTCAACGACGACGGCACCGCGACCGAGCACGGCTTCGTCTCGCTGTGGCCCGACGGCGCCGACGGCATCGGCGTGGCCTGGCTCGACGGCCGCCGCACGGGCGGGGGCGAAGGCCACGAAGGCGGCGCTCACGCCGGCCACCGCGGCGCGATGACCCTGCGCGCCGCGCGTTTCGACGCGCGCTCGCAACGCTCGCTCGACAGCGAGCTCGACCCGATGACCTGCGATTGCTGCCAGACCGATGCCGCGCCGACCGCGCGCGGCCCGCTGCTGGTCTATCGCGACCGCGACGCGCAGGAGATCCGCGACATCGCCGCGACCCGCCGCGAGGCCGGCGGCTGGACCGCGCCGCGGCACGTGCACGCCGACCGCTGGACCATGCCGGCCTGCCCGGTCAACGGCCCGTCGGTGGCGGCGCGCGGCGACGACGCGATCGTCGCCTGGTACACCGCCGCCGGCGGCGAATCCAAGGTGCAGGCCGCGCGCAGCGGCGACGCGGGCACGAGCTTCGGCGCGCCGGTCGTGCTCGACCGCGGCGAGCCGGTGCAGGGCCGGGTCGAAGCCGCGCTCGGCGCGGACGCGGCCTGGGTGTTGTGGCTGCGCGAGGACCGGCAAGACGGCCAGACCCTGTGGCTGGCGCGGCTGGCGCCGGACCTGTCGCGCGAACTGCAGCGGGTGCAGGTGACGCGGTTGCAGGGCCGCGGCCGCGGCACCGGATTCCCGCAGCTGGCGGTCGGCGACGGCGCGGTCTACATCGCCTGGACCGAACTGGCCGACGGCGCCGCGCGCCTGCGCGGGGCCAGGCTTCAGCCCGAAGCCACCGTCTCCAGCAGCGGCGAATCGAACATCGACGCCGGCGAGACCACCGGCTCGTCCAGCGGCACGCGCGCGCCGTAG